From the genome of Phytohabitans rumicis, one region includes:
- a CDS encoding 8-oxoguanine DNA glycosylase OGG fold protein produces MTEIPVPHDAAAGIRDRTCLIHQKITIEPSWWAAKLAQYNAPGGPLQHTDRHLTRANVWTHTRGAANDELVAARLLWHALAWGTGTRPRHCRRRIRSVAADPAATLATLQRAAALAATDPEAAYAQLHPHRHRSRIRGLGPAFGTKFLYFAGGGNPDHPCLILDARVATALRRRGWKTIPNGGWGPDTYARYCNLAANWATELTTTAQTTTPTRSSTGYSTRTEVRRSYHRPLDRSDRKREHVRKSTRPPPGGFADLPR; encoded by the coding sequence GTGACTGAGATCCCCGTTCCCCACGACGCGGCGGCCGGTATCCGGGACCGAACTTGCCTCATCCACCAGAAGATCACGATCGAGCCCAGCTGGTGGGCCGCGAAACTGGCCCAGTACAACGCGCCAGGTGGCCCACTGCAGCACACCGACAGGCACCTCACACGCGCAAACGTCTGGACCCACACGCGCGGCGCGGCAAACGACGAGCTCGTCGCGGCGCGGCTCTTGTGGCACGCCCTGGCCTGGGGCACCGGGACCAGACCGCGGCACTGCAGGCGGCGAATCCGCTCGGTAGCCGCGGACCCCGCAGCGACCCTCGCCACCCTGCAAAGAGCAGCCGCGCTGGCAGCAACCGACCCCGAAGCCGCCTACGCCCAACTCCACCCACACCGCCACCGCTCAAGAATCCGCGGCCTAGGACCGGCGTTCGGCACCAAGTTCCTCTACTTCGCCGGCGGCGGCAACCCCGACCACCCCTGCCTCATCCTGGACGCGCGGGTCGCCACCGCACTGCGCCGCCGCGGCTGGAAGACCATCCCGAACGGCGGCTGGGGCCCAGACACGTACGCCCGCTATTGCAACCTCGCCGCGAACTGGGCCACCGAGCTAACCACGACAGCACAAACGACGACCCCGACCAGGTCGAGTACTGGCTATTCAACACGGACCGAGGTTCGGCGCAGTTACCACAGACCCCTGGACAGGTCCGATAGAAAACGCGAACACGTACGTAAGTCCACCAGGCCGCCGCCTGGCGGGTTCGCGGATCTGCCGAGATGA
- a CDS encoding NACHT domain-containing protein, which produces MEKLTNLLKGTNLDLAELLVALASLVVAVGVAVKISARLRRLLSHLWRSLLYTTGSFDRRYQKWFVREYAKTENIYLNQVETLDLASTYVPLTVTSDEGQSNAELLGTDVLGSGRNRLIILGDPGSGKSTLLRAYAVGITKRTWRTLLLGADRRPRGKEVPFLIPLRRLRPETGSNAIERQMRRILVNAGITRASEWYLRRLLKDRRCLILLDGLDEIARDRYRWVVESVGSFINGDDTALPTANGRMALTCRHQNFLKLRDDWMPWFSEEAFTLAPFRDEDMQRYVTKRRSAFRKPKSSAKFIADLRASGNFDLYRSPLILAMSVGLYAREPDFVIPSSVPVLYDSMISEMLRRRASDSSPVSQSLKFQAKDKRRVLREVAFASTVSSDQFESFTRRALVDHTDFLAPELTSVARNQVDDFVDEIVSKAGLVFEASEDGLLAFSHRSIHEFFVAEQLLRMEEESLPLIGEKAAHDAWRQSLMFVAAGAQNTDKVLLQIFGSSPELAGYALAGARASKRVADEILETLADQVASAGQATVLVPALLAATRSPEVETRDTAIQLIKGLLEVSSQKDLVAMFGGDIYGVLQVLGDVANSNSPRVVALASTLMTAVPNNRRLVGPLWRCLNTYGIEDEPECKLFVSRLLNLAMDSRYFTELQNQPSLGTLEFGRGVREEAYPFKRGVPITSNLVTLLCLADALSVEPLGSNGSPFLIAKRANLKAFKKLERDKRFSLRIPITIPQWFLVALGTIASLGAVTWLALTLYASPRTLSKSYETYDFGLLVLAIIIGSIPYQIVKVEQAPPEQGTRRYELGCFTVIFYPVPRWPSPLLSRSWSDRWCWGLFSQPPPISCSFSFRWPELHL; this is translated from the coding sequence TTGGAGAAGTTGACCAACCTACTTAAAGGCACGAACCTTGACCTGGCAGAACTACTGGTGGCCTTGGCGAGCTTGGTCGTCGCCGTGGGGGTTGCGGTTAAGATCAGTGCTCGGCTGCGACGGCTACTCAGCCACCTCTGGCGGTCTCTGCTTTACACGACGGGAAGCTTCGATCGTCGATACCAAAAGTGGTTTGTTCGCGAATATGCAAAAACAGAGAATATCTACCTAAATCAGGTCGAGACGCTCGATCTTGCCTCGACCTACGTTCCGCTAACGGTAACTTCCGACGAAGGCCAGAGTAACGCTGAATTATTGGGCACGGACGTCCTAGGAAGCGGCCGCAACAGGCTCATCATCCTGGGTGATCCGGGATCCGGAAAATCGACTCTACTCCGGGCATATGCTGTTGGCATTACGAAGAGGACATGGAGGACCCTGTTGCTCGGAGCCGATCGGCGGCCTAGAGGAAAAGAAGTTCCCTTTTTGATCCCGCTTCGTAGGCTGCGACCAGAAACTGGTTCAAACGCAATTGAACGACAAATGCGTCGGATTCTCGTGAATGCAGGAATAACCCGGGCGTCGGAGTGGTACCTACGGCGTCTCCTTAAAGATCGTCGGTGTCTCATTCTGCTCGATGGTTTAGATGAGATTGCGAGAGATCGATACCGATGGGTTGTTGAGAGTGTAGGGTCCTTTATCAACGGCGACGACACTGCGCTTCCGACGGCGAACGGGAGAATGGCCCTTACATGCCGGCATCAGAACTTTCTCAAGTTGCGCGACGACTGGATGCCGTGGTTTAGTGAGGAAGCCTTCACCTTGGCGCCATTTCGCGACGAGGATATGCAGCGATACGTCACCAAGCGAAGGAGTGCATTCCGAAAGCCGAAGTCTTCTGCAAAGTTTATTGCCGACCTTCGAGCCTCCGGAAACTTCGACTTGTATCGGAGCCCTCTGATTCTCGCGATGTCAGTCGGACTATATGCCCGCGAGCCCGATTTTGTGATCCCTTCATCTGTCCCGGTACTGTATGATTCGATGATATCGGAGATGCTTAGGCGTCGAGCGTCCGATAGTTCCCCTGTAAGCCAGTCGCTTAAGTTCCAGGCGAAAGATAAACGTCGCGTCCTTCGCGAGGTCGCATTCGCCTCCACCGTCAGTTCGGATCAGTTTGAATCCTTTACTCGAAGGGCCCTCGTAGATCACACGGACTTCTTAGCCCCGGAGCTAACCTCAGTTGCCAGAAATCAAGTAGATGATTTCGTTGACGAGATAGTATCCAAGGCGGGCTTGGTATTTGAAGCGTCTGAGGATGGTCTGCTGGCATTCAGCCACCGGTCAATACACGAATTCTTCGTTGCGGAGCAGCTTCTTCGCATGGAGGAGGAGTCGCTTCCTCTGATCGGAGAAAAGGCGGCACACGACGCTTGGCGTCAGTCGCTGATGTTTGTCGCCGCAGGAGCGCAGAACACAGACAAAGTACTACTCCAGATCTTCGGATCAAGCCCAGAACTTGCCGGCTACGCTCTCGCTGGAGCGCGAGCCAGCAAGCGGGTAGCGGATGAGATACTTGAGACCCTTGCCGACCAGGTTGCTTCGGCGGGGCAAGCGACCGTCCTCGTGCCCGCTCTTCTTGCGGCCACTCGATCGCCCGAGGTCGAGACCAGAGACACGGCAATACAGCTTATTAAGGGTCTCCTCGAAGTAAGTTCACAAAAGGATCTTGTCGCAATGTTCGGCGGAGACATATATGGCGTTTTGCAGGTACTAGGGGATGTTGCCAACAGCAATTCGCCCCGTGTCGTCGCGCTAGCTTCCACGCTCATGACTGCCGTACCTAACAATCGCAGGCTAGTCGGACCTCTTTGGCGTTGTCTTAATACGTACGGCATAGAGGACGAGCCTGAATGCAAATTGTTTGTCTCCAGACTGCTGAATCTAGCGATGGATTCGAGGTACTTTACCGAACTCCAGAACCAGCCGTCATTGGGAACCCTGGAGTTCGGCCGCGGAGTTCGCGAAGAAGCATATCCGTTCAAGCGTGGCGTTCCCATCACCTCAAACTTGGTTACATTACTATGCCTGGCCGACGCCCTCTCGGTAGAACCTCTCGGTTCGAATGGGTCTCCGTTCCTTATTGCCAAGAGAGCGAATCTGAAGGCATTTAAGAAGCTTGAGCGAGACAAGCGATTCTCGCTTCGGATTCCGATTACGATCCCTCAGTGGTTTCTAGTAGCTCTTGGGACCATCGCTTCGCTAGGCGCGGTCACGTGGCTTGCACTTACCTTGTATGCCAGTCCACGAACATTGTCTAAGTCGTACGAGACTTACGACTTTGGCCTTCTTGTGCTTGCCATCATCATCGGCTCCATTCCATACCAAATAGTAAAGGTCGAACAGGCTCCCCCGGAGCAAGGTACGCGACGGTACGAATTGGGCTGCTTTACTGTGATCTTTTATCCCGTGCCCCGGTGGCCATCACCATTGCTATCCAGGTCATGGTCGGATCGGTGGTGCTGGGGATTATTCTCGCAGCCGCCGCCAATTTCGTGTTCTTTTTCCTTCCGCTGGCCCGAGTTGCACCTCTGA
- a CDS encoding phosphotransferase family protein, translating to MTRFDARLAGGVTLSATDRTFLTAYREHLATQWDRARFELGEAVLHGDAHMDNLLRTADGRLVFVDLETVAIGPPEWDLTLTALYHECGWFSADEYGGFVDAYGYDVRTSGAWSVLRGIRMLRMTTWLAQSAADHPEREVQLRHRIATLRDGTAPEGWTGF from the coding sequence ATGACCCGATTCGATGCACGGCTTGCAGGCGGCGTGACGTTGTCAGCAACGGATCGGACCTTCCTGACCGCCTACCGGGAGCACTTGGCGACCCAATGGGACCGGGCCAGGTTCGAGTTGGGTGAGGCTGTGCTGCATGGCGACGCGCACATGGACAATCTGCTACGGACCGCGGATGGCCGGTTGGTCTTCGTCGACCTAGAGACGGTGGCGATCGGGCCGCCAGAGTGGGATCTGACCCTCACGGCGCTGTACCACGAGTGCGGGTGGTTCTCCGCGGATGAGTACGGCGGCTTCGTGGACGCCTACGGCTACGACGTGCGGACCAGTGGCGCTTGGTCCGTCCTGAGGGGCATCCGGATGCTGCGGATGACGACTTGGTTGGCGCAGTCGGCTGCCGACCATCCGGAGCGGGAGGTCCAGCTACGACATCGGATTGCCACGCTTCGCGACGGCACAGCTCCCGAGGGCTGGACCGGCTTCTAA
- a CDS encoding IS3 family transposase (programmed frameshift) translates to MVMKHYPPEFKADAVALYRSRPDATIKSVADDLGVNPETLRNWIRLADGRRSGPAVIRPEAAPAPAGSVEAENAQLRRRVRELEEERDILRKAARYFAGGDALVNRFQFVEDHQQRFGVKRLCRVLGVARSSFYHWKATAAARAARKADDAALAARIRTVHADFDGTYGVPRITAELRDRGERVNHKRIARVMRGIGLQGLRLRRRQRTTIPDPAAAKAPDLIGRDFTAPAPNLRYVGDITYLPVGERGFLYLATVLDLHSRRLAGWAIADHMRTDLVLDALAAAQRTRGSLAGAILHTDHGAQYTSRAFAAACRAAGVRQSMSAVGSSADNAAAESFNATFKRETLQGRRAFTDEREGRLTAFRWLHRYNTVRRHSRLGQRSPIAYEKTLRPTSTTLASAA, encoded by the exons ATGGTGATGAAGCACTACCCGCCCGAGTTCAAGGCCGACGCGGTGGCGTTGTACCGGTCCCGGCCGGACGCGACGATCAAGTCGGTCGCCGACGACCTGGGCGTGAACCCGGAGACGCTCCGTAACTGGATTCGGCTAGCGGATGGGCGGCGCAGCGGCCCGGCGGTGATCCGGCCGGAAGCCGCGCCGGCGCCGGCTGGGTCGGTGGAGGCGGAGAACGCGCAGTTGCGTCGCCGTGTGCGGGAACTGGAGGAGGAACGCGACATCCTGCGTAAGGCGGCCCGGTATTTCGCCGGGG GAGACGCGCTGGTGAACCGCTTCCAGTTCGTCGAGGACCACCAGCAGCGCTTCGGCGTGAAGCGGTTGTGCCGGGTCCTGGGCGTGGCCCGGTCCAGCTTCTACCACTGGAAGGCCACCGCGGCGGCTCGGGCGGCCCGTAAGGCCGACGACGCCGCCCTGGCGGCCCGGATCCGGACCGTGCACGCCGACTTCGACGGCACCTACGGCGTGCCGCGGATCACCGCCGAGCTACGCGACCGCGGCGAGCGGGTCAACCACAAGCGCATCGCCCGGGTGATGCGCGGGATCGGCCTGCAAGGACTGCGACTGCGTCGCCGGCAGCGCACCACGATCCCGGACCCGGCCGCGGCGAAGGCGCCGGACCTGATCGGCCGGGACTTCACCGCACCAGCGCCGAACCTGCGCTATGTCGGTGACATCACGTACCTGCCCGTCGGCGAGCGCGGATTTCTTTACCTGGCCACCGTGCTGGACCTGCACTCGCGCCGGCTGGCCGGCTGGGCGATCGCCGACCACATGCGCACCGACCTCGTCCTGGACGCCCTGGCCGCCGCACAGCGCACCCGGGGCAGCCTGGCCGGGGCGATCCTGCACACCGACCACGGCGCCCAGTACACCTCCCGAGCGTTCGCCGCCGCCTGCCGTGCCGCCGGCGTTCGCCAGTCGATGAGCGCGGTCGGCAGCTCCGCGGACAACGCCGCCGCCGAATCCTTCAACGCCACCTTCAAACGCGAGACCCTGCAAGGCCGCCGCGCCTTCACCGACGAACGAGAGGGACGCCTGACCGCATTCCGCTGGCTGCACCGCTACAACACCGTCCGCCGCCACTCCCGGCTCGGACAACGATCCCCGATCGCCTACGAGAAGACACTCCGACCAACATCAACTACCCTGGCATCAGCCGCATAA
- a CDS encoding IS3 family transposase (programmed frameshift), with protein MPAPHPAEFRQRAVQLARTGDKPVAMLAKDLGISESCLRNWMAQADVDDAGGGGAGRLSSAEKKELAELRRRNRQLEVENEILKRAAAYFARENVLPKLAFGLVRELADDGIDVAVACRVLGVSRSGFYEWKDRPVSAREQENEMLLRYIEKIHADPRKKTYGSPRVHAELTLGVGLHVNEKRVARLMRSAGIQGLYYRRRSWCTVRDPQATPSADLVNRQFDVDAPNRLWLTDITEHPTEEGKLYCAAVMDAYSRRIIGYSMADHLRTELVLDALSMAIVRRPPARQETILHSDHGTQYTSWDFGQRLRKTGLLGSMGTVGDCYDNAMMESFWGTLQLEVLDRKKWKTRDELANAIFEWIECWYNPVRRHSSLGMRSPIEFEKLHTPSDHDR; from the exons ATGCCTGCCCCACACCCTGCAGAGTTCCGCCAGCGAGCCGTGCAGTTGGCCCGGACCGGCGACAAACCGGTCGCGATGTTGGCGAAGGATTTGGGTATCAGCGAGTCGTGTCTGCGTAACTGGATGGCCCAGGCCGACGTCGACGACGCCGGCGGCGGCGGTGCGGGTCGGTTGAGCAGTGCGGAGAAGAAGGAGTTGGCCGAGCTGCGCCGCCGTAACCGGCAGCTTGAGGTGGAGAATGAGATTCTCAAGCGGGCGGCTGCTTACTTCGCCCGGGAGAATGTGCTCCCAAAGT TAGCGTTCGGGTTGGTCCGAGAACTCGCCGATGACGGCATCGACGTCGCGGTGGCCTGCCGAGTGCTGGGTGTGTCCCGCTCCGGATTTTACGAATGGAAGGATCGGCCGGTATCGGCGCGGGAGCAGGAGAACGAGATGCTGCTGCGGTACATCGAGAAAATCCACGCTGATCCGCGGAAGAAAACGTACGGGTCGCCCCGGGTACACGCTGAGTTGACCCTCGGCGTGGGCCTGCACGTGAATGAGAAACGGGTGGCCCGGCTGATGCGGTCGGCGGGCATCCAGGGCCTGTACTACCGGCGCCGGTCCTGGTGCACCGTCCGTGACCCGCAGGCCACGCCGTCGGCGGACCTGGTCAACCGACAGTTCGATGTGGACGCGCCGAACCGGTTGTGGCTGACCGACATCACCGAACACCCTACCGAGGAGGGCAAGCTGTACTGCGCCGCGGTCATGGACGCCTACAGTCGGCGGATCATCGGCTACTCCATGGCCGATCATCTTCGTACCGAGCTGGTCCTGGACGCGTTGTCGATGGCGATCGTCCGCCGCCCACCAGCCCGGCAGGAAACGATTCTGCATTCCGATCACGGCACCCAATACACATCATGGGACTTCGGTCAGCGTCTGCGGAAAACCGGTCTGCTCGGCTCGATGGGTACCGTCGGCGACTGCTACGACAACGCCATGATGGAATCCTTCTGGGGAACTCTACAACTAGAGGTACTCGACCGCAAGAAATGGAAGACCCGCGACGAGCTTGCCAACGCTATCTTCGAATGGATAGAATGCTGGTACAACCCGGTAAGACGCCATTCCAGCCTCGGAATGCGCAGTCCCATCGAGTTCGAGAAACTCCACACCCCGTCTGATCACGACCGTTGA
- a CDS encoding relaxase/mobilization nuclease domain-containing protein — protein MIPAVHPRGTNVGGLLRYLFGPGKREEHSHARLVAAWADAGNLTELEPPTDANGRRDVRRLAELLEQPVSVGRKPPAKPVWHCSIRTHPTDRLLSDEQWAHIAAEVMAAVGLAPHGDARAVRWVAVRHAADHIHLVATRVRQDRRTAWTSYDYRKAQAACRDLEERYGLYRVAPAGHGSRRWPTPAELNKAARLHAKTGSAKAGRRTVAPRDDLRRRVREVAAIATDEADFFARLNHAGVRVKPRYSARNPGEVTGYAVGLDGHTTTAGNIVWYGGGRLAPDLTLPQLRSRWTGTPPPGRTNAARLAGIGMIPPEMSRRAAEMVREAIAAMRVAPSPGVASAIGYAAADLLNATARAWEGRTGGPLTDAAQWFDRAAHDLRGRVPARRVSQAGHLRAMARLIAIWGTLSRDQDTIAALQFLHAVAAFAETLADLREAQEQLHQAQAARHAIGRLRAYQLPAGPLDARPPSHQPTQQAAPALAPWPAQRGRHR, from the coding sequence ATGATTCCCGCGGTCCACCCGCGCGGCACCAACGTGGGCGGGCTACTGCGCTACTTGTTCGGGCCGGGCAAGCGGGAGGAACACAGTCACGCCCGCCTGGTCGCCGCATGGGCGGACGCGGGCAACCTCACCGAACTGGAGCCACCCACCGATGCCAACGGCCGCCGGGATGTGCGCCGGCTGGCGGAGCTGTTGGAGCAGCCGGTCAGTGTCGGGCGCAAGCCACCGGCCAAGCCGGTGTGGCACTGTTCGATCCGCACCCACCCCACCGATCGGTTACTGAGCGACGAGCAGTGGGCGCACATCGCCGCCGAGGTGATGGCCGCCGTCGGGTTGGCGCCGCATGGCGATGCTCGCGCGGTCCGCTGGGTCGCCGTGCGTCATGCCGCCGATCACATCCACCTGGTGGCGACCAGGGTCCGGCAGGACCGGCGTACCGCGTGGACCTCGTACGACTACCGCAAGGCCCAGGCGGCCTGTCGGGACCTGGAGGAGCGGTATGGGCTGTACCGGGTTGCACCGGCCGGGCACGGGTCGCGCCGGTGGCCGACCCCGGCCGAGCTGAACAAGGCCGCCCGCCTGCACGCCAAGACGGGCAGCGCGAAGGCTGGCAGGCGGACGGTGGCGCCGCGTGACGACCTGCGCCGCCGGGTCCGTGAGGTGGCCGCCATCGCCACCGATGAGGCGGACTTCTTCGCCCGACTCAACCATGCGGGCGTGCGGGTAAAGCCCCGGTACTCCGCCCGGAACCCGGGCGAGGTGACCGGGTACGCGGTCGGCTTGGACGGGCACACCACCACGGCCGGGAACATCGTGTGGTACGGCGGGGGCCGCCTCGCTCCCGATCTGACGTTGCCGCAGCTGCGGTCCCGGTGGACCGGGACACCACCGCCAGGCCGGACGAACGCGGCCCGGTTGGCCGGCATCGGGATGATCCCGCCGGAGATGTCCCGACGGGCGGCCGAGATGGTGCGGGAGGCGATTGCTGCGATGCGCGTCGCGCCGAGTCCCGGGGTCGCCTCCGCTATCGGCTACGCCGCTGCCGACCTGCTCAACGCGACGGCGCGGGCGTGGGAGGGCCGGACCGGTGGCCCGCTGACCGACGCTGCGCAGTGGTTCGACCGGGCCGCCCACGACCTGCGCGGCCGGGTTCCGGCCCGCCGGGTCTCACAGGCAGGACACCTGCGAGCGATGGCCCGGCTCATCGCCATCTGGGGCACGCTGTCCCGGGACCAGGACACCATCGCCGCCCTCCAGTTCCTCCACGCCGTCGCCGCGTTCGCGGAGACCCTGGCCGACCTGCGCGAGGCACAGGAACAGCTGCACCAGGCCCAGGCCGCCCGGCACGCGATCGGCCGGCTACGCGCCTACCAGTTGCCTGCCGGGCCACTGGACGCCCGCCCGCCGAGCCACCAGCCGACGCAGCAGGCCGCGCCGGCCCTCGCGCCGTGGCCGGCACAGCGCGGCCGGCACCGGTAA